From Enterococcus mediterraneensis, the proteins below share one genomic window:
- a CDS encoding helix-turn-helix domain-containing protein has protein sequence MTELESYHFGEKISHVEYHPENLSYPEHLHRSFELWFGETGEFLLTIDSEIHTLKAGDIALILPYQTHQVEAEMENSGHIWIFSPEYLEDYLPLIKGKSFLNPVIPVERTKSNQLYDSLFESNSFFRHKAALYEILYLYEQHTKLVKTRGKENILELILLWVSSHFQNEVTLGQLSEDIGYSKDYVSKVITQKLESTFPKLINQYRINQACYLLANSDYSITEVASLSGFQNTRTFNRNFLQKIGHTPKDYRKNAHSGRKEPTLIRFDNLYYQQLL, from the coding sequence ATGACTGAATTGGAATCCTATCACTTTGGGGAAAAAATTTCCCACGTGGAATATCATCCGGAGAATCTCAGCTATCCTGAGCATCTTCATCGGAGTTTCGAATTATGGTTTGGTGAAACTGGCGAATTTCTATTGACAATCGATTCTGAAATTCACACCTTAAAAGCTGGCGATATCGCCCTAATTCTCCCCTATCAAACCCATCAAGTAGAAGCTGAAATGGAAAACTCTGGTCATATTTGGATTTTTTCTCCCGAGTATCTAGAAGACTATCTTCCATTAATTAAAGGGAAATCCTTCTTAAATCCTGTTATTCCGGTGGAACGCACTAAATCTAATCAGCTCTACGATTCTTTATTTGAGAGCAACTCATTTTTTAGACACAAAGCCGCTTTATATGAAATCTTATATCTATATGAGCAACATACCAAGCTAGTCAAAACACGAGGCAAAGAGAATATTTTAGAATTAATTCTATTGTGGGTCTCTTCTCATTTTCAAAATGAAGTTACTTTGGGTCAGCTTAGTGAAGATATCGGCTATAGTAAAGATTACGTATCCAAGGTCATTACCCAAAAACTTGAGTCCACCTTTCCAAAACTAATCAACCAGTACCGCATCAATCAAGCTTGCTATTTACTAGCAAACTCCGATTATTCTATAACAGAAGTCGCTAGCTTATCTGGTTTTCAAAACACGCGAACCTTCAATCGTAATTTTTTGCAGAAAATTGGTCACACCCCTAAAGATTATCGGAAAAATGCCCACAGCGGACGAAAAGAGCCGACATTGATTCGCTTTGACAATCTCTACTATCAACAATTGTTGTAG
- a CDS encoding GDSL-type esterase/lipase family protein, with protein MASDPILLSAAPGEVLEITTYLAKPVQLTSFLVSYARLQQEVLNYRWVENFWTHPLDNYQLFQNALWNPRMYVIYGISGLQLQGNSQTLIAFGDSLTQQGFWTDHFKQRLVTEGFSQVALVNRGIGGNRVLLDTDATADDFSRHGRAGVKRFLSDVFADGPVSGLILFHGINDCLTIGERPVAEGLAELTAAFRFMIEEAHLRQVPVIGVTLLPFNQSAFYSEKAESLRQGLNHWLRNKAPIEALWDFDQVAGDPQDSQKLYQLFYSGDGLHISSVGGNHLAAAVDFQQLATLLGID; from the coding sequence TTGGCAAGTGATCCTATTTTATTATCAGCTGCACCAGGAGAAGTGTTAGAAATCACTACTTATCTAGCCAAACCGGTGCAACTGACTAGTTTTCTAGTGAGTTATGCTCGTTTGCAACAGGAAGTGCTGAATTATCGTTGGGTTGAGAATTTCTGGACCCATCCCTTGGATAATTATCAGCTCTTTCAAAATGCGTTGTGGAATCCACGAATGTACGTTATCTATGGTATTTCGGGCCTACAATTGCAAGGAAACAGTCAGACCCTGATAGCTTTTGGGGATTCGTTGACACAACAGGGATTTTGGACGGATCATTTCAAACAGCGCCTGGTGACAGAGGGCTTTTCACAAGTGGCACTCGTAAATCGTGGCATTGGGGGAAACCGGGTATTGCTAGATACAGATGCTACAGCCGATGACTTTAGCCGTCATGGGCGAGCTGGGGTGAAGCGGTTTTTGTCAGACGTTTTTGCGGATGGGCCAGTTAGTGGCTTGATCCTTTTTCATGGTATTAATGATTGTTTGACGATTGGCGAGAGACCTGTCGCTGAGGGATTAGCCGAATTAACCGCGGCTTTTCGGTTTATGATTGAGGAAGCCCATTTGCGGCAAGTACCAGTGATTGGAGTGACACTTCTTCCTTTTAATCAATCAGCCTTTTACAGTGAAAAGGCCGAAAGTTTGCGTCAAGGATTGAATCATTGGCTGCGTAATAAAGCGCCAATTGAGGCACTATGGGACTTTGATCAAGTCGCCGGAGATCCTCAAGATTCTCAAAAACTCTACCAATTATTTTATAGTGGCGACGGGTTGCATATTTCCAGTGTAGGTGGGAATCATTTGGCGGCTGCGGTTGATTTCCAGCAGTTGGCTACGTTACTTGGTATTGATTAA
- a CDS encoding Gfo/Idh/MocA family protein, translating to MIRFGIVGCGNISGTHAEALQKIQEAQLTAFCDIDEVKGRRFGEKHGCSFYGNYLDMLKNGEIDAVIIATPHYLHGQMTLQAFEAGKHVLCEKPMAITVQEAEQVLAKWAEQPDLHYAVCYQNRFNPSYAQLKTMISQQAFGQLKGIKCELTWHRDKGYYEAASWKGTWKKEGGGTLINQAIHTLDVVTWMIELPEKIKGKIMTTLLEETIEVEDAAMATAVLPDDVPVVIHASNNYSSDPAPSVTFDFEEARVVLTADKLVVNDVAAPLEEGVVSEVAKAYWGAGHLRFVRAFVNQLFGLPDPYAEYLAAADALDSLKMVCGIYESDRSGQWVQLNK from the coding sequence ATGATACGATTCGGAATTGTGGGCTGTGGCAATATCTCCGGTACCCATGCAGAAGCCCTTCAGAAAATTCAAGAAGCCCAGTTGACGGCTTTTTGCGACATAGATGAAGTAAAAGGGCGACGCTTTGGGGAAAAACATGGCTGTAGTTTTTATGGGAATTACCTAGACATGCTAAAAAATGGTGAGATTGACGCAGTAATCATCGCTACGCCGCATTATCTCCATGGCCAAATGACCCTGCAAGCTTTTGAAGCCGGGAAACATGTCCTATGTGAAAAACCGATGGCCATAACGGTCCAAGAAGCTGAACAGGTTTTAGCCAAATGGGCGGAACAGCCAGACTTGCATTATGCCGTGTGTTATCAAAATCGCTTCAACCCTTCCTATGCCCAACTGAAAACGATGATTTCCCAACAAGCTTTCGGGCAGTTAAAAGGAATCAAATGCGAGCTAACCTGGCATCGGGATAAAGGGTATTATGAGGCGGCATCATGGAAAGGTACTTGGAAAAAAGAAGGTGGGGGTACCTTGATCAATCAAGCCATCCATACCTTAGATGTGGTGACTTGGATGATTGAGTTACCAGAGAAAATCAAAGGCAAGATAATGACTACGCTTTTGGAGGAAACCATCGAAGTAGAAGACGCGGCGATGGCGACAGCAGTGCTTCCAGATGACGTGCCGGTGGTCATTCATGCCTCCAACAACTACTCTTCAGATCCCGCCCCATCCGTCACCTTTGATTTTGAAGAAGCCAGAGTGGTGTTGACCGCTGACAAACTGGTAGTCAATGACGTAGCGGCACCTCTTGAAGAAGGCGTGGTAAGCGAGGTAGCTAAAGCCTACTGGGGGGCAGGGCATCTGCGTTTTGTGCGGGCCTTTGTCAATCAGTTATTCGGCTTGCCAGATCCTTATGCAGAGTACCTCGCCGCCGCGGATGCGTTGGATTCTTTGAAGATGGTTTGTGGGATTTATGAGTCGGATCGTAGTGGGCAGTGGGTTCAACTGAATAAATAG
- a CDS encoding YesL family protein, whose protein sequence is MRKSGNSQAIMDKLSLVADYLLVGVLWLLCSVPLVTTGAATSAMYRTVYQCMFQKEGYVLGTFFKAFKQSFFQSSLIWTGYLVLASSFLLNRQQLAGSYSLLSDAIQIVLGICLLVLLPLVALVLAYIARFEDPLKIILRNCGLLALTHLGKMIQMLVLYTVVIVGIWLLPVFALVLLPVVVKKTVPICESLFGFCTIENAS, encoded by the coding sequence ATGAGAAAATCTGGAAATAGTCAAGCGATTATGGACAAGTTGAGTTTGGTAGCCGATTACTTATTGGTAGGCGTGCTCTGGCTACTTTGCTCAGTACCGCTTGTTACGACGGGGGCAGCAACTAGTGCCATGTATCGCACGGTTTATCAATGCATGTTCCAAAAAGAAGGCTATGTCTTAGGGACTTTTTTCAAGGCATTTAAACAGTCCTTTTTCCAAAGTTCATTGATTTGGACGGGGTATCTGGTGTTGGCAAGTTCTTTTCTGCTAAATCGTCAACAACTTGCTGGGAGTTATTCCTTGCTTTCAGATGCTATCCAAATTGTTTTAGGGATTTGTTTGTTGGTTCTCTTGCCCTTGGTGGCGTTGGTATTGGCTTATATTGCTCGTTTTGAAGATCCTTTAAAAATAATTTTACGCAATTGCGGTCTTTTAGCGCTAACCCATCTTGGAAAAATGATCCAAATGCTCGTCTTGTATACCGTAGTGATCGTAGGGATTTGGCTATTACCAGTTTTTGCTCTGGTGTTATTACCTGTTGTAGTGAAAAAAACAGTACCCATTTGTGAAAGCTTATTTGGATTTTGTACCATTGAAAATGCATCATAA
- a CDS encoding ABC transporter permease yields the protein MSGNSTMLDSNEGIPKAKRETFWERVWAQKDLCLLCLPFVIYILFFNYAPLSGWLMAFQKYRPGTGLFDQEWIGLENFRMLFADPNFLRVVRNTLAMSLINLTLGFVFSIGFAVLLNEVKNKHLKKIMQTVSYLPYFLSWIIVTGIVLDVLSPETGIINQLLMQFNFVDKPISFLSEPKYFWWIVGFSNVWKSTGWGSIIYLSAMSAINEELYESAEMDGASRLRKIWHITLPGIKPTIFILLLINIGNILNAGFEVQYLLGNGLVQQVSQTIDIFVLKYGISLNNYSFATAAGIFNGVISIILITLGNKLAKVAGEESLF from the coding sequence ATGAGCGGAAATTCAACGATGTTAGATTCAAACGAGGGTATTCCAAAAGCAAAACGAGAAACATTTTGGGAACGTGTCTGGGCTCAAAAAGATCTGTGTTTACTTTGTCTGCCATTTGTCATTTACATTCTTTTCTTTAATTATGCACCGTTATCTGGCTGGTTGATGGCTTTCCAAAAATACCGTCCTGGTACTGGTCTTTTTGATCAAGAATGGATTGGACTTGAAAATTTCCGAATGTTGTTTGCTGATCCAAACTTTTTACGGGTTGTCCGCAATACTTTGGCAATGAGTTTAATCAATTTGACTTTGGGTTTTGTTTTCTCGATTGGCTTTGCGGTCTTATTGAATGAAGTCAAAAATAAACATTTAAAGAAAATCATGCAAACTGTCTCTTATCTGCCTTACTTTTTATCATGGATTATTGTAACAGGGATCGTGTTGGATGTGCTGAGTCCTGAAACGGGGATTATTAACCAACTACTGATGCAATTTAACTTTGTAGACAAGCCGATTAGTTTCCTTTCCGAACCGAAATATTTCTGGTGGATTGTTGGTTTCTCTAATGTTTGGAAAAGTACTGGTTGGGGAAGTATCATCTACCTTTCTGCGATGTCAGCTATCAACGAAGAACTGTATGAATCCGCCGAAATGGATGGTGCCAGCCGCTTGCGGAAAATCTGGCATATCACTTTACCAGGAATTAAACCAACAATCTTTATCCTCTTATTAATCAATATCGGAAATATCCTAAATGCTGGGTTTGAAGTGCAATACTTGTTAGGGAATGGCTTAGTTCAACAAGTTTCCCAAACTATTGATATTTTCGTGTTGAAATATGGGATTAGCTTGAACAACTACTCCTTTGCCACAGCAGCCGGGATTTTCAATGGTGTGATCAGTATCATCTTGATTACATTAGGTAATAAACTTGCCAAAGTTGCTGGCGAAGAAAGTTTGTTCTAA
- a CDS encoding sugar ABC transporter substrate-binding protein: MKKFGKVAVTAMALALLAGCGSGNGKGDKDGGTQATDSDGNKKYTAFMAVPGSEVPDDSRLNNVFAEEFGWRVKVSWLTGQTAKERIGVMISGGEYPDIVDASDGRSAMIDAGAYVPLEDKLDDYPNLKATLSDIQWEKIKADNNGHIYTIPQFAQKDGTVDTATSYGGEAFWIQKRVLKWANYPEINTVEQYFDLINKYLAENPDTDGQKNIGFEILSDDWRYFCLENPPQFLAGYPNDGAAIVDPDTMKAKVYDKIPEAKEYYKILSEQFEKGTIDPETFTAKYDQYIAKLSSGRVLGMIDQGWNFQSARDSLVSQGKDELTWVPLDLTLDENVQPQYREGGVLSTQGGVGITTSSKDVDGILQMWDDMVSEKGMILRNWGEKGVDYEVDDDGMFYRTDEQWANWKDTDYVQKNSVAFGYMPGYRGYLPDGKNTVLPSEQISEFRKTLSDIDKEVLDAYKVDNWTQMVRLQDPVYPWFPIYTERNKWTSSDPAGIASQNMQEVKMQWLPKVIMGGPAAFEQNWEDYMTAYDSQIDYKAYEDTLTKEVKRRVEIEKELEAKVDK, encoded by the coding sequence ATGAAAAAGTTTGGAAAAGTTGCAGTGACAGCAATGGCACTAGCTTTATTGGCTGGGTGCGGTAGTGGAAATGGTAAAGGAGACAAAGATGGTGGCACGCAAGCCACAGATAGTGATGGCAATAAAAAATATACAGCCTTTATGGCGGTACCTGGTTCTGAAGTTCCCGATGATTCTCGTTTAAACAATGTTTTTGCAGAAGAATTTGGTTGGCGAGTGAAAGTTAGCTGGCTGACGGGTCAAACTGCAAAAGAACGGATTGGGGTTATGATATCTGGTGGCGAGTATCCAGATATCGTGGATGCTTCCGATGGTCGTTCAGCGATGATTGATGCTGGAGCTTATGTTCCGTTAGAGGATAAGCTAGATGACTATCCGAATTTGAAAGCCACATTAAGTGATATTCAATGGGAAAAAATTAAAGCTGATAATAATGGCCATATTTATACGATTCCACAATTTGCTCAAAAAGATGGTACCGTGGATACGGCAACTAGTTATGGTGGCGAAGCTTTCTGGATTCAAAAACGTGTCCTTAAATGGGCGAACTATCCAGAAATTAATACTGTCGAACAGTATTTTGATTTGATCAATAAGTATTTAGCTGAAAATCCTGATACTGATGGTCAAAAAAATATCGGTTTTGAAATCTTATCTGATGACTGGCGTTACTTCTGTTTGGAAAACCCACCGCAATTCTTAGCGGGATATCCAAATGATGGCGCAGCTATTGTCGATCCAGACACAATGAAAGCAAAAGTATATGACAAAATTCCAGAAGCCAAAGAATACTACAAGATTTTGTCTGAACAATTTGAAAAAGGAACGATTGACCCTGAAACCTTTACTGCTAAATATGACCAGTATATTGCAAAATTATCTTCTGGTCGAGTGTTGGGGATGATCGACCAAGGCTGGAACTTCCAATCTGCAAGAGATTCATTGGTTTCTCAAGGGAAAGATGAATTAACTTGGGTACCTCTTGATTTGACTTTGGATGAAAATGTTCAACCACAATACCGAGAAGGTGGCGTCTTGTCTACTCAAGGTGGGGTTGGGATTACCACTAGCAGTAAAGATGTTGATGGCATATTGCAAATGTGGGATGACATGGTTTCTGAAAAAGGGATGATCCTACGCAACTGGGGCGAAAAAGGCGTTGACTATGAAGTTGACGACGACGGCATGTTCTACCGCACTGACGAACAATGGGCAAATTGGAAAGATACCGATTATGTTCAAAAGAATAGTGTAGCGTTTGGTTATATGCCTGGTTACCGTGGTTACTTGCCAGATGGAAAAAATACAGTTTTGCCTTCTGAACAAATCTCTGAATTCCGCAAAACATTGTCTGATATCGATAAAGAAGTGTTGGATGCTTATAAAGTAGACAACTGGACTCAAATGGTACGCTTGCAAGATCCTGTTTATCCATGGTTCCCAATCTATACAGAACGGAACAAATGGACTTCTTCTGATCCAGCTGGGATTGCTAGTCAAAACATGCAAGAAGTGAAAATGCAATGGTTACCAAAAGTCATCATGGGCGGACCAGCAGCTTTCGAACAAAACTGGGAAGATTATATGACTGCTTATGATAGTCAAATCGATTACAAAGCCTATGAAGATACATTGACTAAAGAAGTGAAACGTCGGGTAGAAATCGAAAAAGAACTAGAAGCAAAAGTTGACAAATAG
- a CDS encoding glycoside hydrolase family 3 C-terminal domain-containing protein: MITHSEAKVEAQKIVAQMTIDEKIGQINFRAPAIQRLGITDYNYWNEALHGVARAGVATVFPQAIGLAAIFDDQLMEEIAGVIAEEGRAKYNQYHAEGDNDIYKGLTYWSPNINIFRDPRWGRGQETYGEDPYLTSRLGVAFIKGLQGDGPYLKLAACAKHFAVHSGPEADRHSFDAVVNDKDLYETYLPAFEAAVKEADVESFMGAYNAVNGIPACVHPELLQDILRGKWAFEGHVVSDFGALEDVHEHHHYTENAAQTMALAMKIGCNLCAGNVSDSLHQALAEGLVTEAEITQAVVELYTTRVRLGMFDETNPYNAIPYEANDSKEHMALSLKAAEKALVLLKNDGILPIKKESVKNVAVIGPNARSIEALQGNYFGVASRNVTFLDGIQDYLENDARVYYAPGCHLFQEYAESTLSRPHERASEAIIAAKHADTVVMCLGLDPTIEGEQGDSGNVYGSGDKETLGLPAEQIRLLDQILALDKPVILVVAAGSAISLYGREEHPNLHAILHAWYPGSQGGKALAKVLFGEISPSGKLPVTFYRTTDNLPDFKDYGMKNRTYRYLEESPLYPFGYGLTYGQIALADLQVETQEKDYLIKGTITNTSDCAMEEVLQVYGKTDSKHETLNGKLVAYKRVALAPGETKTVTVPVAKINLTVVNEAGERLFDGEQITFTLGTTAPCSRAQELGQPAPLVATVPLVETVVI, from the coding sequence ATGATTACCCATTCAGAGGCAAAAGTTGAAGCACAAAAAATTGTGGCACAAATGACCATAGACGAAAAAATTGGTCAAATCAATTTCCGCGCCCCAGCCATCCAACGCTTGGGCATTACGGATTATAACTATTGGAATGAAGCCCTTCATGGCGTGGCGCGGGCGGGGGTTGCCACCGTCTTTCCGCAAGCGATTGGCTTAGCAGCAATCTTTGATGATCAGTTGATGGAAGAAATTGCTGGGGTGATTGCTGAAGAAGGCCGTGCAAAATACAACCAGTACCACGCAGAAGGAGACAATGATATCTACAAAGGGTTGACATATTGGTCGCCTAATATCAACATTTTTCGGGATCCACGTTGGGGTCGCGGGCAAGAGACTTATGGCGAAGATCCTTATTTGACGTCTCGACTTGGTGTGGCTTTTATCAAAGGCTTGCAAGGGGACGGCCCTTATCTGAAATTAGCGGCCTGCGCCAAGCATTTTGCGGTTCATAGTGGACCAGAAGCGGATCGCCATTCTTTCGACGCGGTAGTGAATGATAAAGATTTGTATGAAACTTATCTACCTGCTTTTGAAGCTGCTGTAAAAGAAGCCGATGTGGAAAGTTTCATGGGAGCCTACAATGCAGTAAACGGGATTCCAGCATGTGTGCACCCCGAATTGTTACAAGATATTTTACGTGGTAAATGGGCGTTTGAAGGGCATGTTGTCTCAGACTTTGGCGCTTTGGAAGATGTTCATGAGCACCATCACTATACTGAAAATGCGGCGCAAACCATGGCCTTGGCGATGAAGATTGGTTGCAATCTATGTGCAGGGAATGTTTCTGATAGCTTGCATCAAGCGTTAGCAGAAGGCTTGGTGACAGAAGCAGAAATTACGCAAGCAGTAGTAGAACTTTACACAACTCGCGTTCGTTTGGGCATGTTTGATGAGACCAATCCTTATAATGCTATTCCTTATGAAGCCAATGATAGTAAGGAGCATATGGCACTATCTTTGAAGGCTGCCGAAAAAGCTTTAGTTTTGTTGAAAAATGACGGCATCTTACCGATTAAAAAAGAAAGCGTAAAAAATGTGGCAGTCATTGGCCCAAATGCTCGTAGTATCGAAGCATTGCAAGGCAATTATTTTGGTGTTGCTTCGCGAAATGTGACTTTCTTAGATGGCATTCAAGACTATCTGGAAAATGATGCACGGGTGTATTATGCGCCAGGTTGTCACTTGTTCCAAGAATATGCAGAATCGACCTTGTCTCGTCCTCATGAGCGAGCATCAGAAGCAATCATCGCTGCCAAACATGCTGATACCGTGGTGATGTGCCTTGGTTTGGATCCGACAATCGAAGGAGAACAGGGAGATTCCGGTAATGTCTACGGTTCTGGTGACAAAGAGACGTTGGGCTTGCCGGCAGAACAGATTCGCTTGTTAGATCAAATTTTAGCATTGGATAAACCAGTGATTTTGGTAGTGGCAGCTGGTTCAGCAATTTCTCTGTATGGTCGAGAAGAGCATCCAAATCTTCATGCCATCCTTCATGCTTGGTATCCTGGTAGCCAGGGTGGAAAAGCGTTAGCGAAAGTCTTGTTTGGCGAAATTAGCCCAAGTGGTAAATTACCAGTGACATTCTATCGGACCACTGACAATCTACCGGATTTCAAAGATTACGGCATGAAAAATCGGACTTATCGTTACTTGGAGGAAAGTCCCTTGTATCCATTTGGTTACGGTTTGACGTATGGCCAAATTGCTTTGGCTGATCTGCAAGTAGAGACGCAAGAAAAAGACTACTTGATCAAGGGAACCATTACCAATACCAGCGATTGCGCTATGGAAGAAGTACTACAAGTTTACGGTAAAACCGATTCGAAACATGAAACGTTAAATGGTAAACTCGTGGCCTATAAACGGGTAGCATTGGCACCCGGAGAAACAAAAACGGTGACGGTACCTGTTGCCAAAATCAATCTTACTGTGGTTAATGAAGCGGGGGAACGATTATTTGATGGCGAACAAATTACCTTTACGTTAGGGACAACCGCGCCATGTTCACGGGCTCAAGAATTAGGCCAACCGGCACCACTTGTGGCAACAGTCCCACTTGTGGAAACCGTAGTAATTTAG
- a CDS encoding carbohydrate ABC transporter permease yields the protein MKRVAISDRLFDIFKWIFLILFTLATLYPILNTLAVAFNDGLDALRGGIYLWPRTFTLDNFKAVLAKQSLLNAAFISVARTVIATLSQLFLTSLLAYILSRKEFIFRTPVTLLFIFTMYLNAGIIPNYMWLNKIGLTNTFWVYILPGMISAFNLLVIRTYIHGIPESLVESAKIDGASHIRIFWSIILPLCKPVLATVALFIAVGQWNSWFDAMLYNGFNEKLSTLQYELMKLLSSVTSQGANANDMQNAAQAGGGGMVTPTSVRAATTIVTALPIVCLYPFLQKYFISGLTIGGVKG from the coding sequence ATGAAACGAGTTGCGATTTCAGATCGACTATTCGATATATTTAAGTGGATTTTTCTAATTTTATTCACGTTGGCAACCCTGTATCCAATCTTAAACACCTTAGCAGTCGCCTTTAACGACGGACTAGATGCTTTGCGTGGAGGGATTTATCTGTGGCCACGAACTTTTACCTTGGATAATTTCAAAGCTGTTTTAGCCAAACAATCGTTACTAAACGCAGCTTTTATCTCGGTGGCTCGAACGGTGATTGCTACTTTATCACAATTGTTTTTAACATCATTGTTGGCTTATATCCTTAGCCGAAAAGAATTTATCTTTCGGACACCGGTTACTTTATTGTTCATCTTCACCATGTATTTGAATGCTGGGATAATTCCTAATTACATGTGGTTGAATAAAATCGGTTTGACGAATACATTTTGGGTTTATATCTTGCCGGGGATGATCAGTGCTTTTAACTTATTGGTTATCCGGACTTATATCCATGGAATCCCTGAAAGTTTAGTCGAAAGTGCCAAAATCGATGGGGCCAGTCATATCCGGATTTTCTGGAGCATTATCTTGCCATTGTGTAAACCAGTGTTGGCAACCGTTGCTTTATTTATCGCTGTTGGTCAATGGAACTCTTGGTTTGATGCGATGTTGTACAACGGCTTTAATGAAAAACTTAGTACGTTGCAATACGAATTGATGAAACTCTTGTCTTCTGTAACAAGTCAAGGGGCCAACGCCAATGATATGCAAAATGCCGCTCAAGCAGGTGGTGGCGGCATGGTGACCCCAACTTCGGTACGGGCAGCTACGACAATCGTCACAGCCTTGCCAATCGTCTGCCTGTATCCATTCTTGCAAAAATACTTTATCAGTGGTCTGACTATTGGTGGGGTTAAGGGTTAA
- a CDS encoding glycosyl hydrolase family 8, protein MKTYTNLFKTYGYDENEIQDRLTQIWEEIFVGPDKVYFETADAGYLVDTGNDDVRTEGMSYGMLMAVQYDKKEVFDRLWRWVMTYMYMDSGEHAHYFAWSVAPSGQKNAYGPAPDGEEFFALALFFAANRWGDGEGIFNYSHHARELLNYCIHKGTEFPGMPMWNNENKLIKFIPEVEFTDPSYHVPHFYEQFALYTEPSDRPFWKEAARASRRYLKKAIHPETGLNPEYSWYDGSPQLESEHPHFFSDAYRTAMNVALDMQWYGEDVVLKDRLAHLQQFFHALPAGAENYIYTVEGENTGEEILHPVGLLATLAAASLANPETEIAREFVTRFWQTPLRKGVRRYYDNFLYAFAFMALSGNYRIY, encoded by the coding sequence ATGAAAACATATACGAATCTTTTTAAAACATATGGTTATGATGAAAATGAAATCCAAGACCGTTTAACGCAAATCTGGGAAGAAATTTTTGTCGGACCGGATAAGGTTTATTTTGAAACAGCAGATGCAGGTTATCTAGTGGATACCGGAAACGATGATGTACGGACAGAGGGCATGAGTTACGGCATGTTGATGGCGGTTCAGTACGACAAAAAGGAAGTCTTTGACCGGCTTTGGCGCTGGGTGATGACTTATATGTATATGGATAGCGGGGAACATGCCCATTATTTCGCTTGGTCGGTCGCTCCTTCTGGTCAGAAAAATGCTTATGGACCCGCTCCGGATGGGGAAGAATTCTTTGCCTTGGCGCTGTTTTTTGCAGCCAATCGCTGGGGGGATGGAGAAGGGATATTCAATTACTCTCATCATGCCCGAGAATTGTTGAACTATTGTATTCATAAAGGGACTGAATTTCCTGGCATGCCTATGTGGAACAATGAAAATAAATTAATCAAGTTCATCCCAGAAGTAGAATTTACCGATCCTTCTTATCATGTACCGCATTTTTATGAACAATTTGCTCTTTATACAGAACCTAGCGACCGGCCGTTTTGGAAAGAGGCGGCGAGGGCTAGTCGAAGGTATTTGAAAAAGGCCATTCATCCAGAAACTGGGTTGAATCCAGAATACAGTTGGTACGATGGCAGTCCACAATTGGAAAGTGAACATCCGCATTTCTTTAGTGATGCCTATCGGACAGCCATGAATGTGGCGCTTGATATGCAGTGGTATGGTGAAGATGTTGTACTCAAAGATCGGTTGGCTCATTTGCAACAATTTTTTCATGCACTACCAGCTGGGGCAGAAAATTACATTTATACTGTGGAAGGGGAAAATACTGGAGAAGAAATCTTACATCCAGTAGGCTTGCTAGCAACCTTAGCCGCGGCCTCCCTTGCAAATCCTGAAACAGAAATCGCCCGAGAATTTGTGACACGTTTCTGGCAAACGCCCCTTCGTAAAGGCGTGCGCCGATATTATGATAATTTTTTGTATGCTTTTGCCTTTATGGCTTTGAGTGGTAACTATCGTATTTACTAA